The following coding sequences are from one Chloracidobacterium sp. window:
- a CDS encoding glycosyltransferase family 2 protein, giving the protein MGNVRVEIITPVFNRCEDTLRCLRSIANCDLEGIDAHMIIVDDGSTDATAERVKEAFPDVEIVRGDGTLWYTGGTNLGLESALRHNPDYILAINNDQVFDGNCIRRMVECAERYPRSVVGSLLCEWDVPHKIFQVSPRWELMSGGYRHWFRQTVWTVPQKPWEVEIIVGNCVLYPAQAVREVGLMNALRFPQYGDAEYTPRMKRRGWKLIIEPRARVFCKPNDEVSGFRGLSLRSKMTHLFLKTTGPYSLKRRFNMTMAGAPNTLYGLMALPIFFIRLFIGRNAEGSWALTQQEPPLAETFASAVLDD; this is encoded by the coding sequence ATGGGTAATGTCAGGGTCGAGATCATCACTCCCGTATTCAATCGCTGCGAAGACACACTGAGGTGCCTCCGCAGTATTGCCAATTGTGATCTCGAGGGCATAGATGCTCACATGATAATTGTTGACGATGGGTCTACCGACGCTACGGCAGAACGCGTTAAAGAGGCATTTCCGGACGTGGAGATCGTTAGGGGCGACGGAACGCTTTGGTACACCGGCGGCACCAATCTTGGCCTTGAATCGGCCCTACGGCATAACCCGGACTATATCCTCGCAATCAACAATGATCAAGTATTTGACGGAAATTGCATTCGACGAATGGTGGAATGTGCGGAGCGGTATCCTCGGTCCGTGGTAGGCTCTCTGCTGTGTGAGTGGGATGTACCGCACAAGATCTTTCAGGTCTCGCCGCGTTGGGAACTGATGTCGGGTGGGTATCGACATTGGTTCAGGCAAACGGTCTGGACCGTGCCGCAGAAACCCTGGGAGGTTGAGATCATTGTCGGCAACTGCGTCTTGTACCCTGCTCAGGCAGTTCGCGAAGTAGGTTTGATGAACGCTTTGAGATTTCCTCAATATGGGGATGCGGAATACACTCCGAGGATGAAGCGACGGGGCTGGAAACTGATAATTGAACCGCGCGCAAGGGTCTTTTGTAAACCAAACGATGAGGTTAGCGGATTTCGCGGATTGAGTCTTAGATCCAAGATGACGCATCTATTTTTGAAAACGACGGGGCCATATAGCCTAAAGCGTAGATTTAATATGACAATGGCCGGAGCTCCCAATACGCTTTACGGGCTAATGGCCCTCCCGATCTTTTTCATACGACTATTTATCGGCCGTAATGCGGAAGGCTCGTGGGCTCTGACTCAGCAAGAACCGCCGCTCGCCGAGACATTTGCCTCCGCAGTTCTCGATGACTAA
- a CDS encoding glycosyltransferase family 4 protein, protein MTKPKTQLIFLWNYVEWGGAQIFLLAIMKEAKKNYDILVVLPRNSMPTILIFLDDLGIKYTFLDIAIQVAEAPGIGDKIRRQWRRIHAEAVSFKYLMRFDLKSAILHIETAPWQSWMLLTALALRRANVFVTMHNFMPRSSKMREMLWRVRLQFVSRLPKFHIVASNQDTKDKLKGWVEEDFWEKMVVAHTAVNPPEIEAALRSEFDKSETRERFGIRPDKFVVLCVGQFIDRKGRWVFLEAAKRVVEMAPNVAFVWLTPKLPDQAETARINDFGLGEAFRVILSESVGTAREDVLRFFRIADVFALPSFVEGLPIALLEAMALNIPSISTRVYAIPEAVKDMDTGILIEAGDSEALAGAILKLKNDPELADRLADNGRRIVLEQFDERAVARKVIDNYETSLKGK, encoded by the coding sequence ATGACTAAACCGAAAACTCAGTTGATCTTTCTCTGGAACTACGTCGAATGGGGCGGAGCTCAGATATTCCTGCTCGCAATTATGAAGGAGGCGAAGAAGAATTACGATATTCTCGTCGTCCTGCCTCGAAACTCAATGCCGACGATCCTCATTTTTCTCGATGATCTTGGTATCAAATACACGTTTTTAGACATTGCAATACAGGTTGCCGAAGCTCCGGGGATCGGCGACAAGATCCGCCGGCAATGGCGACGCATCCACGCCGAGGCGGTTAGCTTCAAGTATCTGATGAGATTTGATCTAAAAAGTGCGATCCTCCACATCGAAACCGCTCCCTGGCAATCGTGGATGCTGCTGACCGCACTTGCATTGAGGCGGGCAAACGTCTTTGTGACGATGCATAATTTTATGCCGCGGTCTTCAAAAATGAGGGAAATGCTATGGCGCGTGCGCCTCCAGTTTGTCTCCAGACTGCCTAAATTCCACATTGTCGCGTCAAATCAGGATACAAAGGATAAGTTGAAGGGCTGGGTTGAGGAAGATTTCTGGGAAAAAATGGTTGTAGCCCATACTGCGGTCAACCCGCCTGAGATCGAAGCAGCACTGAGATCTGAATTCGACAAGAGTGAGACGCGGGAACGCTTCGGGATACGCCCGGATAAATTTGTCGTGCTTTGCGTCGGCCAGTTTATTGATCGAAAGGGCCGTTGGGTATTTCTTGAGGCCGCCAAACGTGTTGTGGAAATGGCTCCGAATGTCGCGTTTGTCTGGTTGACACCAAAGCTCCCGGATCAAGCAGAAACCGCACGGATCAACGACTTTGGTCTCGGTGAGGCTTTTCGGGTGATCCTTTCTGAGAGTGTCGGTACGGCGCGCGAAGACGTTTTGCGATTCTTCCGTATTGCGGATGTTTTTGCACTGCCGAGCTTTGTTGAGGGCCTGCCTATTGCGTTGTTAGAGGCAATGGCGTTGAATATTCCGAGTATCTCGACCCGCGTCTACGCGATACCTGAGGCGGTAAAGGATATGGATACCGGCATCCTGATCGAGGCGGGCGACAGCGAAGCACTGGCAGGTGCGATACTAAAGCTTAAGAATGACCCCGAACTAGCAGATCGGCTGGCGGACAACGGCCGTCGCATCGTCCTCGAACAATTTGATGAGCGTGCAGTCGCCCGCAAGGTCATCGACAACTACGAAACATCGTTGAAAGGGAAATGA
- a CDS encoding polysaccharide biosynthesis protein — translation MSSEIKRQNVGSVVRNVIYGSMTWLLPLGLSFAATPIIVKSLGNNDYGIYALVLGFIGYSFTFSLGRPITKYIAEYRVSGESEKIREVISASLFLNFVFGIFAVAVICGLANWLVHSVFRIEEAAQERTIHAFYIASAIIFMSMLNQVLGSVIQGVQRFDVYSKVTTASSFSLIAGNLLLAYFGFGLTALLYWNLGTLTLFCLVLAVAAKRLLPEFGLSIRFSRSTLKMVLGYSTWNIVYQLFANVLLLFERGWITQRLGADELTHYVVPMALAMQLQAFISSLVLVIFPLASELKDENDKLLALYLKATKAISFIVVFAVASAVVQSRVFLELWMGTEFAARSSTIMITQMACFGLISIMSIAWQMTEGLGHPRFNAFSIALSTTIGVTLMIVFIGEYGAVGVAVARFTGFVVVSLSVFYVEKWFFGRIQTRFWLRLTGSLGFAAIVAVAIEYGISTALPEKWPALVLSVAAGGIAYCIVLWFLEFISADEKLLVKRLVGR, via the coding sequence ATGAGCAGCGAAATCAAGCGCCAAAATGTCGGCAGTGTTGTGCGAAACGTGATCTACGGTTCGATGACGTGGCTATTGCCGCTTGGACTGAGCTTCGCGGCGACGCCGATAATAGTTAAGTCGCTTGGAAACAATGATTACGGCATTTACGCCCTCGTCCTTGGTTTTATTGGTTACTCATTCACTTTCAGCCTCGGGCGGCCGATAACCAAATATATTGCGGAGTACCGTGTCTCTGGCGAAAGCGAAAAGATCCGCGAAGTGATATCGGCGAGTTTGTTCTTAAACTTCGTTTTCGGGATTTTCGCGGTAGCCGTAATTTGCGGCCTCGCGAATTGGCTGGTGCATTCGGTATTTCGGATCGAAGAGGCAGCTCAAGAGCGTACGATCCACGCTTTTTATATAGCTTCGGCGATCATCTTTATGTCGATGCTCAATCAGGTGTTGGGCTCTGTCATACAAGGCGTTCAGCGATTTGATGTCTATTCCAAGGTAACCACTGCGAGCAGCTTTTCGCTTATTGCCGGCAATTTGTTGCTGGCTTACTTCGGCTTTGGGTTGACGGCCCTTTTGTATTGGAATCTAGGTACTTTGACATTGTTTTGCCTTGTACTCGCGGTCGCGGCCAAACGCCTCTTGCCCGAATTTGGCTTGAGCATTCGATTTTCGCGTTCGACCTTGAAAATGGTTTTGGGCTACAGCACGTGGAATATTGTCTATCAATTATTTGCAAATGTACTACTTTTATTCGAACGAGGTTGGATAACGCAGCGTCTTGGCGCCGACGAATTAACACATTATGTAGTGCCGATGGCTCTCGCAATGCAGCTACAGGCCTTTATTTCGAGCCTGGTACTGGTGATATTTCCGCTCGCGAGCGAGCTAAAGGATGAAAACGACAAACTTTTGGCACTCTACCTAAAGGCGACTAAGGCCATCAGCTTTATCGTGGTCTTTGCCGTTGCGAGTGCGGTCGTGCAAAGCAGAGTATTTCTCGAACTATGGATGGGTACCGAGTTCGCAGCAAGGTCATCGACAATCATGATCACGCAAATGGCGTGTTTTGGCCTGATCTCTATAATGTCGATAGCGTGGCAGATGACCGAGGGGCTCGGACACCCGCGCTTCAATGCTTTTTCGATCGCGCTCAGCACGACTATTGGTGTCACTCTGATGATCGTTTTCATCGGAGAATACGGGGCAGTTGGTGTTGCGGTCGCACGATTCACCGGATTTGTTGTCGTGTCACTCTCGGTTTTTTATGTTGAGAAGTGGTTTTTCGGTCGTATTCAAACTAGGTTTTGGCTTCGTTTGACCGGAAGTTTGGGATTTGCCGCAATTGTCGCCGTGGCAATAGAATACGGAATAAGCACGGCTCTTCCGGAAAAATGGCCCGCATTGGTCTTGTCAGTCGCGGCAGGCGGCATTGCGTATTGTATCGTGCTTTGGTTTTTGGAATTTATATCGGCGGATGAGAAACTGCTAGTTAAACGTTTGGTCGGGCGGTAG
- a CDS encoding methyltransferase domain-containing protein, with protein sequence MKLVQRVEFIKHACAGKNVLHLGCTNWPYTQDAIDNNMLLHYDLAATATSLYGFDYDQEGLDLLGAAGTENLFRADLENLNDVALDKTFDVIVAGEMVEHLNNPGLFLQGIRRFMNADTKLLITTINAYSALRFAIYGLRGKGGLNEPVHPDHVAYYSYKTLTLLIERASLKVSEFCFYDIGSDHRKFQPWYYNLINDISVSISPQLSDGVIAVCGLGNTEQT encoded by the coding sequence ATGAAACTGGTTCAGCGAGTCGAATTTATTAAGCACGCGTGTGCCGGCAAAAATGTGTTGCATTTAGGCTGCACCAATTGGCCGTATACTCAGGACGCGATCGACAACAATATGCTGCTCCACTATGATCTGGCGGCTACCGCGACCTCTCTTTACGGTTTTGACTACGACCAGGAAGGTCTGGACCTGTTAGGGGCGGCCGGAACTGAAAACCTGTTTAGGGCGGACCTTGAGAACCTCAATGACGTTGCTCTCGACAAAACTTTTGACGTGATCGTTGCCGGTGAGATGGTCGAGCATCTTAATAATCCGGGGCTCTTTCTGCAAGGGATCCGCCGGTTTATGAATGCCGATACTAAACTGTTGATCACTACGATCAACGCTTATTCGGCTTTACGGTTCGCCATTTATGGTCTACGAGGCAAAGGAGGTTTGAATGAACCCGTGCACCCCGACCACGTAGCATATTATTCTTATAAAACGTTGACGCTGCTAATCGAACGGGCTAGCCTCAAGGTTTCAGAATTTTGTTTTTACGATATCGGTAGCGATCATCGAAAATTTCAGCCTTGGTATTACAATCTGATCAACGACATCAGTGTCAGCATCTCGCCGCAACTTAGTGACGGTGTCATAGCGGTTTGCGGGCTCGGAAATACCGAGCAGACTTAA
- a CDS encoding methyltransferase domain-containing protein — MTPEEIKDQTNCSTSPASMAAPGTHEAVYEMVGRYLPTGSLVADLAAGEGAFSIKLRELGQNVIAVDASSDHWKVSDIEHRVIDLDTEFAANLAGNEGRFDAVVAIEIIEHLENPFSFVRECAKLLRPGGMLFVTTPNVEAVHSRLIFLYTGRLNAFGAYETVRPAHITPIFKWKLDMILGEAKFETVEEVFTPQAFAAGTNLKVKLTVRFAKLLERFVKGSKGDAGRIIAARLNDR, encoded by the coding sequence ATGACCCCGGAGGAAATTAAGGACCAAACTAATTGCTCGACCTCACCGGCTTCGATGGCGGCTCCCGGCACGCACGAGGCGGTCTACGAAATGGTCGGACGATATTTGCCAACAGGTTCACTTGTTGCGGACCTGGCAGCAGGTGAGGGCGCATTTTCGATCAAATTGCGCGAGCTCGGGCAAAATGTCATCGCGGTTGACGCGTCAAGTGACCATTGGAAGGTTTCGGATATCGAGCATCGCGTGATCGATCTCGACACCGAGTTTGCGGCAAACCTCGCAGGCAACGAAGGCAGATTTGATGCCGTTGTCGCGATCGAGATCATCGAACACCTTGAAAATCCGTTCAGCTTTGTCCGCGAATGTGCCAAACTATTGCGGCCCGGCGGGATGCTGTTTGTCACTACGCCAAATGTTGAAGCCGTACATTCGCGTTTGATATTTTTATATACCGGGCGATTGAACGCCTTTGGTGCTTACGAAACGGTTCGCCCGGCTCATATTACGCCGATCTTTAAGTGGAAGCTTGATATGATATTGGGCGAGGCAAAGTTTGAGACCGTCGAAGAGGTATTTACGCCACAAGCATTTGCAGCCGGTACTAACCTAAAGGTCAAGCTGACCGTCAGGTTTGCCAAGTTGCTAGAACGATTCGTAAAAGGTTCGAAAGGCGACGCCGGACGCATAATCGCCGCACGATTGAACGATAGATAA
- a CDS encoding class I SAM-dependent methyltransferase encodes MDDNESVWEYFGENDPYFGVNTIAEMRSDKLDDVARNVFFKSGEDYIDRIWNEIEDNFERGFKPDRALDFGCGVARITLPIAKRSGAVVGVDISTGMLELARKNAAEFNIENTTFIKGDDELSNVPGKFDLVHSFVVFQHIEPKKGERIFTRIVEMLDEGGIGVLHVEYANTVSTPIQKLRFWAYRDLPLVYRFRNLLLGKRKEPLIPMYLYDLNRLLLILQQNDCHKVQVRFSKHGVDGVVLIFKKEKSELY; translated from the coding sequence ATGGACGATAACGAAAGTGTTTGGGAATATTTTGGCGAGAATGACCCTTATTTTGGGGTTAATACCATCGCTGAAATGCGGTCGGACAAACTGGACGACGTTGCCCGCAACGTATTCTTCAAAAGCGGCGAAGATTACATTGACCGTATCTGGAACGAGATCGAGGACAATTTCGAACGTGGATTCAAGCCTGATCGTGCTCTCGATTTTGGATGTGGCGTTGCCCGGATCACGTTACCGATCGCCAAGCGAAGTGGGGCGGTCGTAGGCGTCGACATTTCGACCGGGATGTTGGAACTTGCGCGCAAGAACGCTGCTGAATTCAATATTGAAAACACGACATTCATAAAGGGCGACGACGAACTCTCGAACGTTCCGGGCAAATTCGATCTCGTCCATTCATTTGTAGTTTTCCAACATATCGAACCGAAAAAGGGTGAGCGAATATTCACCCGAATAGTTGAAATGCTTGATGAGGGCGGGATCGGCGTACTCCACGTCGAATATGCCAACACGGTCTCGACACCGATCCAGAAACTGCGGTTTTGGGCATATCGTGATCTGCCTCTTGTTTACAGATTTCGCAATTTATTGCTCGGAAAGCGTAAGGAACCGCTTATTCCAATGTACCTTTACGATCTAAACCGCCTGTTACTGATCCTACAGCAAAATGATTGTCACAAGGTGCAAGTCCGTTTTAGCAAACACGGAGTCGATGGAGTAGTACTCATTTTTAAGAAAGAAAAGTCCGAATTGTATTAG
- a CDS encoding SIS domain-containing protein — protein MQNMPKVVFTNGCFDIIHPGHVDLLRRARELGDKLIVGINSDASVRRIKGDGRPFMDQESRRAVLLGLDSVDEVVVFDESTPAEIVKRIMPDVLVKGGDWAPDEIIGADIVNANGGEVHSLPLAGGYSSSSIVESIRLERPEADIVDPIDNIGRSLQEHLELFEDILRSQTAVIRECAELLFQTFAAGKKVLVCGNGGSAADAQHIAAEFVGRYETERIALPSIALTTDTSALTAISNDYGFESVFSRQVEALAVEGDCLIAITTSGNSPNVIAAVLAARGRGCTVIGLTGKNGKKLAGLSDACVLVPSTRTARIQEAHITISHIWCEAVDRAYAERESTGE, from the coding sequence ATGCAGAATATGCCAAAAGTTGTCTTTACCAATGGATGCTTCGACATCATTCACCCGGGCCACGTTGACCTTTTGCGCCGAGCCCGAGAGCTTGGTGATAAGTTGATCGTCGGAATAAACAGCGATGCTTCAGTTCGAAGGATAAAGGGTGATGGCCGGCCATTTATGGATCAGGAATCACGCCGGGCGGTGTTGCTCGGGCTCGATTCAGTCGATGAGGTAGTCGTGTTTGACGAATCGACACCGGCGGAGATCGTAAAGCGTATAATGCCGGATGTGCTGGTAAAAGGCGGTGATTGGGCTCCGGATGAGATCATTGGGGCAGATATTGTTAACGCCAATGGCGGGGAAGTTCATTCTCTCCCGTTGGCCGGCGGATATTCGTCAAGCTCGATAGTTGAATCAATTCGGCTTGAACGACCGGAGGCTGATATAGTCGATCCGATCGACAATATTGGCCGTTCGCTGCAAGAACATTTGGAGTTGTTCGAAGACATTCTACGCTCCCAAACCGCTGTCATTCGTGAATGTGCGGAACTGCTTTTCCAGACATTCGCCGCCGGGAAAAAGGTTTTGGTTTGCGGAAACGGCGGAAGCGCCGCCGATGCCCAGCACATTGCCGCCGAGTTTGTCGGGAGATATGAGACGGAGCGAATCGCACTGCCGTCGATCGCACTTACGACCGATACTTCGGCCTTGACAGCGATCTCAAACGATTACGGATTTGAAAGCGTATTCTCAAGGCAAGTTGAAGCCCTCGCTGTCGAAGGTGATTGTCTGATCGCGATCACGACCAGTGGAAATTCGCCAAATGTTATCGCCGCCGTGCTTGCCGCCCGCGGTCGCGGCTGTACGGTGATCGGTCTGACCGGAAAGAACGGGAAAAAGCTCGCAGGGCTCTCGGACGCGTGTGTGCTGGTCCCATCCACTCGAACGGCGCGAATACAGGAAGCACATATAACAATTAGCCATATCTGGTGTGAGGCCGTAGACCGTGCCTATGCCGAACGTGAGTCGACGGGAGAATAA
- the rfaE1 gene encoding D-glycero-beta-D-manno-heptose-7-phosphate kinase: MVVGDLMLDRYWWGSVERISPEAPVPIVKLQRTSAAAGGAANVAANIAGLGSRAVLIGVTGSDTEGNLLRNVLAEIPNVELRAIALESRPTTVKTRIIAHSQQVTRLDHEDSAPISGGEEAAVLEQILGLIDAVDVLVVSDYAKGLLTDNVLNGLIASARLKGKLVFIDPKGKDYSKYRGATMVTPNHHEAADACGLSFDDPELVAHAGRRLIKELELEASLITEGANGMTLFESNGPSTHLNARARKVFDVTGAGDTVIATLAVAAAAGNSLADSAQLANIAAGIAVGQVGTAIVSSNEVLAAYNLLVN; this comes from the coding sequence ATGGTCGTCGGTGATCTGATGCTGGATCGCTATTGGTGGGGTTCGGTCGAACGTATCTCGCCGGAGGCTCCGGTGCCGATCGTCAAACTACAGAGGACGAGCGCCGCCGCGGGTGGCGCCGCCAACGTTGCCGCAAATATCGCTGGATTGGGCAGTAGGGCCGTGTTGATCGGTGTTACCGGATCGGACACTGAAGGCAATTTGTTGCGAAACGTCCTTGCCGAGATTCCAAATGTTGAACTGCGGGCGATAGCACTCGAATCACGTCCGACCACCGTTAAAACTAGAATAATCGCTCACAGTCAACAGGTAACGCGGCTTGATCACGAAGATTCGGCTCCGATCTCCGGCGGCGAGGAAGCGGCCGTTCTCGAACAGATACTGGGACTTATCGACGCAGTAGATGTACTCGTAGTTTCGGACTATGCCAAGGGCTTGCTTACAGATAACGTTCTCAACGGCTTGATCGCGTCCGCACGTCTAAAAGGGAAATTGGTCTTTATCGATCCGAAAGGTAAGGATTATTCGAAATACCGCGGAGCGACGATGGTCACGCCAAACCATCACGAAGCGGCAGACGCCTGCGGCCTCAGCTTCGACGACCCCGAACTTGTCGCCCACGCCGGTCGCCGTTTGATCAAAGAGCTGGAACTTGAAGCTTCGCTGATCACCGAAGGGGCAAATGGAATGACACTTTTTGAGTCAAACGGTCCAAGCACCCATCTCAACGCGCGTGCCAGAAAGGTATTTGACGTCACGGGTGCCGGCGATACCGTCATCGCAACTCTCGCTGTAGCAGCTGCAGCCGGAAATTCGTTGGCCGATTCGGCGCAATTGGCGAATATCGCTGCCGGTATTGCAGTCGGACAGGTCGGAACCGCCATCGTTTCAAGCAATGAGGTACTCGCCGCTTATAATTTGCTCGTCAATTGA
- a CDS encoding glycosyltransferase family 4 protein has protein sequence MMTRILFVERKRSHFVSLENVFRQIARGLDSEEFETEFQQVSFSNDLLSMIKNLLLFRPKAADIFHITGHIHYITMLLPPACTVLTIHDVAFLYTRSGIRRFVLKKLLLDWPLKRLRYVTVISQFTKDEIVRQTAVDPRKITVIENPLGEHLKPRPKMEFNAECPTILQIGTMDNKNIPRLAESLAGVTCKLRVIGPMTDHQIECLNNHGVDYENLSGLDDNQMVEEYQKADMLVFCSTYEGFGLPIIEAQRMGTPVITSNLSPMKEVAGDGALLVDPTDSDSIRDGIITLIENAGLRSSLVIKGTANVNRFDAETISGQFAEYYRRVRN, from the coding sequence ATGATGACCCGAATCTTGTTTGTCGAACGAAAGCGATCCCATTTCGTGAGCCTCGAAAATGTTTTTCGACAGATAGCACGCGGACTCGATAGCGAGGAGTTTGAAACGGAGTTTCAGCAGGTATCGTTCTCAAATGATCTGCTGAGTATGATCAAGAATCTACTTCTATTCAGACCGAAAGCGGCGGACATATTTCACATCACCGGACACATACACTACATCACTATGCTGCTACCGCCTGCATGCACCGTTTTGACGATCCACGATGTCGCATTTCTGTATACTCGGAGCGGAATCAGGCGATTTGTTCTGAAGAAATTGCTACTTGATTGGCCATTGAAGAGACTCAGATATGTCACGGTGATCTCACAATTTACGAAAGACGAGATCGTTCGGCAAACGGCAGTCGATCCACGAAAGATCACTGTAATTGAAAACCCATTAGGCGAGCATCTTAAGCCGCGGCCGAAAATGGAATTCAACGCTGAGTGTCCGACCATTTTACAGATCGGAACGATGGACAACAAGAATATTCCGCGGCTCGCGGAATCACTCGCGGGTGTCACCTGCAAGTTGCGTGTGATCGGGCCGATGACCGATCACCAGATCGAGTGTCTTAATAATCACGGCGTTGACTATGAAAATTTGTCCGGACTGGACGACAACCAGATGGTAGAGGAATATCAAAAGGCGGATATGCTTGTCTTTTGTTCGACCTACGAGGGCTTTGGCCTTCCTATCATCGAGGCTCAACGAATGGGAACGCCCGTGATAACCAGCAATTTGAGCCCTATGAAAGAGGTCGCGGGTGACGGTGCATTACTCGTCGATCCGACTGATAGCGACAGTATTCGAGATGGAATCATCACGCTGATCGAAAATGCTGGATTGCGATCGTCGCTTGTAATAAAGGGGACTGCAAACGTGAATAGATTTGATGCCGAGACGATTTCAGGACAGTTTGCCGAATATTACCGCCGAGTACGCAACTAA
- a CDS encoding SDR family oxidoreductase, protein MRILIFGAGGMLGHKLIQQLSPKFDTWGTIRGDYSSVERYNIFDKERIVESVDVENAESVENAISRVHPNVVINAVGVIKQLPTSNDVVKTLMTNAIFPHRVATLTGKYGFRLITVSTDCVFDGAKGGYTDGDVSNATDLYGKSKSLGEVNLENCLTIRTSIIGRELGTQHSLVEWILSNRGKQIKGFTNAIYSGFPTIIFADIIANLIVNQTNLTGIYNVASEPINKFDLVSLINKQYNAGIEVIPDGELKIDRSLDATRFNQLTGFRPQPWSEMIWKMASDTTPYDNWK, encoded by the coding sequence ATGAGAATTCTTATTTTTGGGGCCGGCGGAATGCTTGGCCACAAGTTGATCCAACAGCTTTCGCCGAAATTTGATACCTGGGGGACGATCCGCGGCGATTACTCATCAGTTGAGCGATACAACATTTTCGACAAAGAAAGGATAGTTGAAAGCGTTGACGTCGAAAACGCCGAATCGGTCGAAAATGCGATCAGTCGGGTACATCCAAATGTTGTTATCAACGCCGTCGGTGTGATCAAGCAGCTCCCGACATCCAATGACGTCGTCAAGACCTTGATGACCAACGCGATATTTCCGCATCGCGTCGCCACACTCACCGGCAAATATGGCTTTAGATTGATTACCGTTAGCACCGACTGTGTATTCGATGGCGCAAAAGGCGGATATACTGACGGCGACGTTTCAAATGCAACTGATCTATACGGCAAAAGCAAGTCGCTTGGCGAGGTCAACCTCGAAAACTGCCTGACGATCCGCACATCGATAATTGGTCGTGAGCTTGGGACACAACATAGTCTGGTCGAATGGATTCTATCGAACCGGGGAAAGCAGATCAAGGGTTTCACAAATGCAATATATAGCGGCTTTCCAACGATCATCTTTGCCGATATAATTGCAAATTTGATCGTAAACCAGACGAATTTGACCGGTATATATAATGTTGCGTCTGAACCGATCAATAAGTTTGATCTGGTTAGCCTTATAAATAAACAGTATAACGCTGGTATTGAGGTGATCCCGGACGGCGAATTGAAGATCGACCGTAGCCTCGACGCTACGCGATTTAATCAACTTACGGGGTTTCGGCCTCAACCGTGGAGTGAGATGATCTGGAAAATGGCATCGGACACAACGCCATACGACAATTGGAAATAA